Part of the Micromonospora inyonensis genome, GCGCAACGGCACCTGCACCGACGTGCAGCAGCAGTTCAACAAGGCCCACAACGGTGTCCGCGCCATCGGCGAACGCGGAAACTCCCTGCTCAAGACCACCTTCAAAGCGCTGCGCAACGTCAGCCTGTGCCCGTGGAACATCGGCAGGATCACCGCGGCGGCCCTCGTGCTCCTGCACGTCGAGCACAACCGCACAACCTGATCACCCAACGCCACGACCCGTTACGCGGAAAGGCTCACTGACCCTGGCCGGCCTGATCGCGGGCGACCACATCGCGCAGACCGTGCAACTCATCATCGAGTACGCACCGGACCCGCCCTACGACGCGGGCTCAGTGGACTCCGCCCCAGCGGCTGTCATCGAGAGCGCGATGAACACAATGTCGGCGTGAGAACGAGATGTTCGTGACCGGGCGGACACGCACGAGTCACAACGTTGGCGACGCGGTTTGGACCGCGCCGGCGAGATCGTCCGGATCATCGTCGGGGATCTGGTCGGCAGGCAGAGGTTCCCACCCGTCCCGCCGCATCCAGACGAGAAACGCCGCCGGGTCCAGGATGTGCATCTCCACCAGCCGGGTCACCCGCGCCACCCGGCCGGGCAACGCGGCCAGCCGCGGCGCCAGCGCCTACGCGGGCACCGGCCAGGACGGGACGCCAGCCTGTGCGACGGCCGGCCCGGCAGGCTGCCTGCCACCGTGTCGACCTCCGCGCTCAACCGCGCCGTCGCGCTGTGCTCGACGGCTTGGCGCAGCAGGGCCGCGGCCGCCTCGCTCGCCCGCGGGCCCAGGTCGGTCAGCACGGTCTGCGCGGCCGGGGACATGCCCGGACGGTGCAGCATCACCAGCACCGGCCCGACGCCTCGGTGCACCCTACCCCGCACGGCGCTGTCGGCGGTTCCTCCGCCGCCGGCAGCGCCGCCCACTCCGGTACGGGCGGCCGGCCCGACGCCTGACCGGTCGTACGGGCGTCGGGGGTCACGCGAGGCGCCCCCCGCCGACGTGTCGGGACCTCTACGGTGGTCAGCCGGAGCCGTTCCTTCAGCCGAGGAGAGCCGATGGCCGACCCCCGTCACCGACGCGTCACCCGTCCCGGGGCCTCCCCGACGGACGGCGTGGGACGGTGAGCGCGCCGGTGCCCGTCGTCATCGTCGGAGCCGGCCCCACCGGCGTGACCGCCGCGCTGCTGCTCGCCGGGCACGGCGTCCGGTCGGTGCTCCTCGACCGGTGGGCGGACGTCTACCCCCGGCCCCGGGCCGTGCACCTCGACGACGAGGTCTACCGGATCCTGCACCGGATCGGGGTGCACGAGCAGTTCGCCGCCATCTCCCGGCCGGCCGAGGGGCTGCGGTTGCTCGCCCCTGACCACCGGGTCCTCGCCGAGTTCCGCCGGGGCGCGGCGGCCGGCATCCACGGTCATCCCCAGGCGAACATGTTCGACCAGCCGGAGTTGGAACGCCTGCTGCGTCGCCGGCTGGCCGAGGAACCGCTGGTCACCCTCCGCGGCGACGTCGAGGTCACCGGCGTCGACCCCGACGGCGACGCGGTGCGCGTACGTCTTGTCGACCGCGCGTCGGGAACGGCGGAGACGCTTCCCGCGCGGTACGTGCTCGGCTGCGACGGCGCCAACAGCACCGTCCGGCCGCTGATCGGCTCGACCATGCGCGACCTCGGTTTCGCCCAGCGCTGGCTGGTGGTCGACGTCGACACCGACGTCGACATCGACGCGTGGGAGGGCGTACACCAGGTCTGCGACCCGCATCGCGCCGCGACGTACATGCGGGTGGGACGACGACGGTACCGGTGGGAGTTCCGGCTGCTGCCCGGTGAGACGGCCGCCGACCTCTCCGTGCCGGAGACCCTGCACCGGCTCGTCCGGCCGTGGACCGGGGAGGTGCCCTTCGCCGCGCTCACCGTGACCCGCTGCGCCGAGTACACCTTCCGTGCCCAGGTCGCCGACCGGTGGCGGTCCGGGCCCGTCCTCCTCCTCGGCGACGCGGCCCACCTCACCCCGCCCTTCATCGGCCAGGGCATGGGCGCCGGCCTGCGCGACGCGGCCAACGTGACCTGGAAGCTCGCCGCCGTCCTCTCCGGCAGCCTGCCGGAGAGCGTCCTGGACAGCTACGAGACGGAGCGGCGGCCACACGTCACGTCGCTGATCCGGCTGGCCACGGTGATCGGCCGCGCGATGACCGAGGGGGGCGAGGTCGGCAACCTGCTCCGTCGGGTCGTCGCCCCCCGCCTCGCCTACCTGCTCTGTTTCCGGGCGAAGGTCCTCGACAGCGCGACCCCGCCGTTGCCGCGGTCGGCGCTGCGTCAGCGTCGCCCGTCGCCGCGCAGCCTGCACGGCCGGCTCTGCCCGAACGCGCTCCTCGGTGCCGGCCGCCGGTTCGACGACATGGTCGGGCCCTGCTTCGCGCTGGTCACCGTCCGGGCGCTGTCGACGCAGGTGACCGGGGCGGCGCGGCGACACGGCGTGGTGCCGGTGCCGGTGGACCCGGCCTCGGCGCTCGGGCGCTGGCTGCGTCGGGCCGGGGTCGACGCGGCCCTGGTCCGTCCCGACCGGACGGTGATGACCTCGGGGAACGACCTCGCCGCCCTGGTGGAACGGGCTCCTTCGCTCCGCTGCGCCGACCTGCCACCGGCCACCACCTGACCGCCGTCCCCGCCGCCCGGAGCCTGGGGGTCGGCAGCCCCGATCCCGGGCGCGGCCTGCGCTTCGGCGGCCGTCAGGCTAATTGGCAACAGTGTTGACAAAAATACAAAGCATCGACATGCTTCGCTAGAGAGCGCTCTCTCGTCCGCCGGGTGGAACGGTGTCACCGGTGTCCGCCGTCAGCCGCGGGCGCGTCCGGCATCGCCCGGCCGGACATCGCGCCGCGCCCGGCGGCGGCCGACGGCACGCCGCCGCCCGGACCGCTCCACCACGCGAAGGAGATCCCCGTGCCCCGATTCCGATTTCCCCCGCGAGCCCGCACACTCGCCCTCGCCCTCGGCGCTGTCGTGGGGTTCACCGCGGCACCCGTCCTGCCCGCCGCCGACGGGCCCGCGCAGGCCGCGATCGGCGGCATCACCTGGCAGGACGAGTTCAACGCACCGGCCGGCACACCCGTCGACCAGAGCAGGTGGCGGTTCGACATCGGTGGGCACGGCTGGGGCAACAACGAGTTGCAGTACTACACCAACAGCACCAGCAACGCGGTGCACGACGGCCAGGGCAACCTGGTCATCACCGCCCGGCGGGAGAACCCGAACAACTACCAGTGCCACTACGGCCGGTGCGAGTACACCTCGGCCCGTTTGCTGACCGCCGCGACGTTCACCCAGGCGTACGGCCGCTTCGAGGCCCGGATCAAGATCCCCCGGGGCCAGGGCATCTGGCCGGCGTTCTGGATGCTCGGCAACGACTTCGGCAGCGTGGGCTGGCCGAACTCGGGCGAGATCGACATCATGGAGAACATCGGCCGGGAGCCGAACACCGTGTACGGCACCATCCACGGGCCCGGCTACTCCGGCGGAGGCGGCATCACCGGCAGCCGGACCATCGGCGCCCCGCTCGCTGACGCCTTCCACACCTACCGGGTGGACTGGGAACCGAACTCGATCATCTGGTACCTCGACGGGGTCGAGTTCCACCGGGTCGACCCGGGGCGGCTCGGCGGCAACCGGTGGGTCTTCGACCACCCGTTCTTCATGATCCTCAACGTGGCGGTCGGCGGGAACTGGCCCGGCTACCCGGACGGCAGCACCCAGTTCCCGCAGCAGATGCTGGTCGACTACGTCCGGGTCAACGGCTACACCTCCTCCCCGCCGACCGGCACCACCCGGATCCGGGGCGTGGGGAGCGGGCGCTGTGTCGACATCCCCGGAGCCAACCCGGTCGAGGGCGCCAAGCTGCAGATCTGGGACTGCAACACCACCGTCGCCCAGCAGTGGACGTTCGCCACCGACGGCACGGTCCGGGCGATGGGCAAGTGCATGGACCCGGCCTGGGCCGGCACGGCGAACGGCACCGAGGTCAACCTGGTCACCTGCAACGGCAACCCGGTGCAACGGTTCACCCTGAACGCCGCCGGTGACCTGGTCAACCTCAGTTCCAACCGGTGCGTGGACGTCCGGGACCACGTGACCGCCAACGGGGGCAAGCTCCAGCTCTGGGACTGCGCGGGCACGCCCAACCAGAAGTGGACCCGGTACTGACCCGACACCCGGCTCCGGCCGGCCGGTCCAGCGGTCGGCCGGAGCCGCGTCGGTGGTCGACCGGCCAGCAGCTTCCTTATCCTTCCGTATATGGGGTAGGTTAGGGAACGATGAGTGAAGGAATGTACTCGGTCGAGCAGGTGGCCGAGCGACTCGGCCTGCACGTGCGCACGGTGCGCGGTTACATCCGCACCGGCCGGCTGCGCGCGGTCCGGATCGGCAAGCAGTACCGGATCGGCCGGGCCGACCTCGCCGCGCTGACCGGGCAGCCGGCGCAGCCGTCCGGGGCGCCCGTGGTGGAGGTGTCGAGCATCGTCCAGGTCGACGGCGTGGACCGGGCCACCGCCGACCGGCTCAGCACCCTCCTCCTGGCCGGGGCGCAGACCGCCCACGACCCCGGACGCCCGCTGCGTGTCCAGACCGTGCACGACGAGGAACGGAGCCGCATGAAGATCGTGATACTCGGGGGCGTCGCCGCCACCGCCGAGGTGCTGCACCTGGTCGGGGCGATGCTCGACGGCGGCAACGGCCTGCTGGTCGGGGAGGCCGACGATGCCTGACGAGGTGCGGGAGCTGGCCGGGGTGCGGGTGCTGGTCTGCGATCCGGACGGCCCGCCGGTGGTCACCGTGCGGGACGCGCTGGACCTGGTCGGCGCGGCCTTCCTCGGTGCCCAGGTGGTGGCCGTTCCGGCCGGCCGGCTCGACGACAGGTTCTTCTCCCTGGACACCCGCTTCGCCGGTGAGGTCATGCAGAAGTTCGTCAACTACCAGCTACGGCTGGTGGTGCTCGGCGACATCTCCCGGCACCTCGCCGCCAGTTCCGCGCTGCGTGCCCTGGTCCACGAGTCGAACCGGGCCGACCACGTCTGGTTCCTGCCCGACCTCGAGGCGCTCGACGCCCGGCTGGGCGCCACGACCTGACCCACGCGGCCGGGCCCGCCCGGGACCTGACCGGCCGGGCGAGCTCGTGCTGCTCCACCACGAACGCCGGGTCCTGCTCGCCGAGCCGCGTCACCATCGCTGTGAAAGCTCCGGGTGTCGACGCCCGCCGGGCGGACCACCGCCCGGGGTCCGCCGGTGTTGCCGTCCGGGTCGACCGGCCTGGCCGGGGTGGCGCCGCGTGCCCGGTACGGTGCGGGCATGACCGTCGCACGCTCCGTCCTGCTGTTCGTCGTCGCCGCGCTGTTCGAGATCGGCGGGGCGTGGCTGGTCTGGCAGGGCTGGCGCGAGCACCGTGGCCTGTGGTGGATCGCCCTCGGGTTCGTCGCGCTCGGCGCGTACGGGTTCGTCGCCACGTTCCAACCGGATCCGAACTTCGGACGCATCCTCGCCGCGTACGGCGGCGTGTTCGTCGCCGGCTCCCTGGCCTGGGGGATGGTCGTGGACAGGTTCCGCCCGGACCGGTTCGACGTCGTCGGCGCGTTGATCTGCCTGGCCGGTGTCGCGGTCATCATGTACGCGCCCCGTGCGACCGGCTGACGCCGCTCCCGGCGGCGGCGTCGTGGACCGGAGCGCGATCCGTCTGCGGCGGGTGACACGTTTCCGTGGAGGCCGTCGCCCCCCGACCGACGCTGGCGGTCGTCGCCGCGCGGGCCCGGTTCGAGAGGGACCGCCCGTCCGCGTGACCTCCATGCAACATGTGCCTGTGTCGAGGCGTGTGATCAGGGCAGCTGTCGGGTGCTGTGTCGGACCACCAGCGCAGTGGCGAGTTCCAACCGGTGACTGCCCAGTTCCTCGCCGCCCACGAGGCTGAGCAGCATCCGGGTGGCCATCGCGGCCATCTCGGTCAGCGGCTGCCGGACGGTGGTCAGGGGCGGCACGGCCCACCGGGCGGCGTCCAGGTCGTCGAAGCCGACGATGCTGAGGTCGTCCGGCACTCGCAGCCCCCGCTCGTAGAGGGCCTCGTACGCGCCCATGGCCATCTCGTCGGCGCAGGCGAAGACGGCGGTGGGCGGTCGGGTCAGGTCGAGCAGGGCGTTGGTCTCCCGGTAGCCGGAGGCCGCGGTGAAGTCACCGGTACGGACGTAGCCGGCCGGCACCCGGAGCCCGGCGGCGTTCATCGCGGCCCGGTAGCCGTCGACCCGGGCGCGGCTGCACGGCACCGTCGGTGGGCCGCCGATCACGGCGACGCGCCGGTGGCCCAGGCCGATCAGGTGATCGGTGGCGGTCAGCCCGCCGGCCCAGTTGGTCGCGCCGACGCTGGGGATGTCGACCGGAGGGTGCCCGGCCGGGTCGATGATGACCACCGGGATGCCCAGTTCGTCGAGTTGGCCCCGCTGGCTGGTGGAGAGGTAGGAGAGCACCAGGAGCACCCCGTCGCAGCGGCGGTCGGCGAGCTGCTCGGTCCACCGGCGGTCGGGGCGGCTGCGGTGCCGCCCGTGCACCGCCGAGACGACCACGCCGAACCCGGCCCGGTAGGCCAACTCCTCCACCCCGTCGATGATCTGCATCGCCCAGGGGCTGCCCAGGTCCCGCAGGACCAGGTCGATCAGGTGGGCCCGGTGGGTCGGTCGGCTGCTGCGGCGGGCGGTGTACCCGCGCTCGTCGAGCAGGGTCTGCACCCGCTGTCGGGTCGCCGGTGCGACGTCCGTGCGGCCGTTGAGAACCTTGGAGACGGTCGGGACCGACACGCCTGCGGCCTGCGCGATCGCCGCCAGCGTCGTCCGTTGCTGCTCCACGCCATCACCCCGCGATCGTCAGCCCACCGCAGCATATCCCGAAACTTTCGAGGATCGTCGTCGCCCTTCGTCGCGTGAGCGCATCCACCCGGCCGGCGTGGACCCGGCTTGACCCCTGACACCTTGACGGCTCTCTATGTGAGCGCTAACACTGTTCCCGACGGGTGAGTGGAGGGGTGTCATGAAGGTCTCGGCGGGCTCGGGCGACCGGTACGTGGTCGGCATCGACTTCGGCACGCTGTCCGGCCGGGCGTTGGTGGTCCGGATCGACGACGGCGCCGAACTGGGCACGGCGGTGCACCAGTACCGGCACGGCGTCATGGACACGGTGCTGGCCGCCGATGGTCGACCGCTGCCCGCCGACTGGGCGCTCCAGGACCCGGAGGACTACCGGGACGTGCTGCGGCACGCCGTCCCGGCCGCGCTGGCGGCCAGCGGTGTCGACCCGGCCCGGGTGGTCGGCGTCGGCGTCGACGTCACCGCCTGCACCGTGTTGCCCACCCTCGCCGACGGCACCCCCCTCTGCGAGCTGCCCGAACTGCGCAGCCGCCCGCACGCCTGGGTCAAGTTGTGGAAGCACCACGCCGCCCAACCCCAGGCGGACCGGATCAACGCCCTGGCCCACGAACGCGACGAACCGTGGATCGGCCGGTACGGCGGCAGGATCTCCGCCGAGTGGCAGTACGCCAAGGGGCTGCAACTGCTGGAGGAGGATCCGGAGATCTACCACCGGGCCGACCGGTGGATCGAGGCCGCCGACTGGATCGTCTGGCAGCTCTGCGGCGTCGAGACCCGCAACGTCTGCGCCGCCGGCTACAAGGGCATCCACCAGGACGGCCGGTATCCGTCCCGTGACTACCTCGCCGCGCTGCACCCCGACTTCGCCGATTTCGTCGCCAAGCTGAACGGCCCGCTGGCCCCGCTGGGCGCGCGGGCCGGCGGCCTCACCGCCCGGGCGGCGGCCTGGACCGGCCTGTCCGAGGGCGTCGCCGTCGCGGTCGGCAACGTCGACGCCCACGTCACCGCCGCCGCCGCGCAGGGCCTCGAACCGGGTCGGCTGGTCGCCATCATGGGCACCTCGACCTGCCTCGTGGTCAACGGGACCCGGCCGGCGGAGGTGACCGGCATGTGCGGCGTCGTCGACGGCGGGATCAGCGCCGGCTCCTGGGGCTACGAGGCCGGGCAGAGCGCGGTGGGCGACATCTTCGGCTGGTTCGTCGCGCACGCCGCGCCGGCCGGGTACGCCTCGCACGAGGCGCTGACCGAGGCTGCCGCCGCGCAACCCGTCGGCGCGCACGGCCTGGTGGCGCTGGACTGGTGGAACGGCAACCGGTCCCTGCTGGTCAACCACGACCTCAGCGGCGTGGTGGTCGGGCTGACCCTGGCCACCCGCCCGCCGGACGTCTACCGCGCGCTGCTGGAGTCCACCGCGTACGGCACCCGCATGATCATCGAGGCGTTCGCCGAGGCGGGAGTCCCGGTGCGCGAGCTGATCGTCGCCGGGGGGCTCACCGGCAACCGCCTGCTCATGCAGATCTACGCCGACGTCACGAAACGCCCGCTGGGCATCGTCGGGTCGACCCAGGGGCCGGCGCTGGGCTCGGCGATCCACGCGGCGGTCGCCGCCGGGGCGTACCCCGACGTGCCGGCCGCCTCGGCGGCGATGGGCCGGGTCGACCGGGACGTGTACCAGCCGGACCCGGAGCGGGCCCGCGCCTACGACGCGCTGTACGCCGAGTACCGGCGGCTGCACGACCACTTCGGCCGGGGCGCCGAGGACATGCTCCTGCGCCTGCGTGCCATCCGCAACGCCGCCCGCCGGGCGGCGGACCCCGACCCGGCCGGCCCGGCCGCAGTTTCCCTGGGGGTGGTGGCATGAGTTGCCCTGTGTCAAGCCGCCACTTGATGATCTTGTTTGAGCAGGTGTTGGAGGGCTCGGTGGCGGTCCGGGTCGTAGGGGGTGTTGGTGGTCCAGCACTTCCAGATGATGTCCAGCCAGGCGCGGGCCAGGATACGGACCGCGTGGGGATGGTCGTGGCCGCGGGCTCGGGCTCGTTGGTAGAGGTCGGCGGCCCAGGGGTTGGCGTGGCGGCTGTCACCGGCAAAGTCGCAGACGGCGTCGCGCAGTTGTTTGTCCACGGCCCAGCGGAAGGTCACGATGCGGACTTTGCCGGATTCGCGGGTCGAGGGTGCGACGCCGGCGAGGCAGGCCAGGGACGCCGGGGTGGGGAACCGGCCGCGGGCGTCGCCGATCTCGGCGAGCAGCCGGGCGGCGCGGACGGTGCCGGAGCGGGGCAGGCTGGTGAAGATGTCCCGGTCGGGGTGCAGGTCGAGGGCTTCGGTGATCTGCTGGTTCAGGGCGTCGATCTGGGCCACGATGGCGGCCAGGGTGGCGAGGTAGGCGCGGGTGATGCCGGCCAGGGTCTGTCCGTAGTTTCCGGTGGCGCCGCGAGGCGCGGCGTCGATGCGGGCGTGCAGCACGGCTGG contains:
- a CDS encoding bifunctional 3-(3-hydroxy-phenyl)propionate/3-hydroxycinnamic acid hydroxylase, translating into MSAPVPVVIVGAGPTGVTAALLLAGHGVRSVLLDRWADVYPRPRAVHLDDEVYRILHRIGVHEQFAAISRPAEGLRLLAPDHRVLAEFRRGAAAGIHGHPQANMFDQPELERLLRRRLAEEPLVTLRGDVEVTGVDPDGDAVRVRLVDRASGTAETLPARYVLGCDGANSTVRPLIGSTMRDLGFAQRWLVVDVDTDVDIDAWEGVHQVCDPHRAATYMRVGRRRYRWEFRLLPGETAADLSVPETLHRLVRPWTGEVPFAALTVTRCAEYTFRAQVADRWRSGPVLLLGDAAHLTPPFIGQGMGAGLRDAANVTWKLAAVLSGSLPESVLDSYETERRPHVTSLIRLATVIGRAMTEGGEVGNLLRRVVAPRLAYLLCFRAKVLDSATPPLPRSALRQRRPSPRSLHGRLCPNALLGAGRRFDDMVGPCFALVTVRALSTQVTGAARRHGVVPVPVDPASALGRWLRRAGVDAALVRPDRTVMTSGNDLAALVERAPSLRCADLPPATT
- a CDS encoding glycoside hydrolase family 16 protein, whose product is MPRFRFPPRARTLALALGAVVGFTAAPVLPAADGPAQAAIGGITWQDEFNAPAGTPVDQSRWRFDIGGHGWGNNELQYYTNSTSNAVHDGQGNLVITARRENPNNYQCHYGRCEYTSARLLTAATFTQAYGRFEARIKIPRGQGIWPAFWMLGNDFGSVGWPNSGEIDIMENIGREPNTVYGTIHGPGYSGGGGITGSRTIGAPLADAFHTYRVDWEPNSIIWYLDGVEFHRVDPGRLGGNRWVFDHPFFMILNVAVGGNWPGYPDGSTQFPQQMLVDYVRVNGYTSSPPTGTTRIRGVGSGRCVDIPGANPVEGAKLQIWDCNTTVAQQWTFATDGTVRAMGKCMDPAWAGTANGTEVNLVTCNGNPVQRFTLNAAGDLVNLSSNRCVDVRDHVTANGGKLQLWDCAGTPNQKWTRY
- a CDS encoding helix-turn-helix domain-containing protein, with the protein product MSEGMYSVEQVAERLGLHVRTVRGYIRTGRLRAVRIGKQYRIGRADLAALTGQPAQPSGAPVVEVSSIVQVDGVDRATADRLSTLLLAGAQTAHDPGRPLRVQTVHDEERSRMKIVILGGVAATAEVLHLVGAMLDGGNGLLVGEADDA
- a CDS encoding DUF4180 domain-containing protein; amino-acid sequence: MPDEVRELAGVRVLVCDPDGPPVVTVRDALDLVGAAFLGAQVVAVPAGRLDDRFFSLDTRFAGEVMQKFVNYQLRLVVLGDISRHLAASSALRALVHESNRADHVWFLPDLEALDARLGATT
- a CDS encoding YnfA family protein, with protein sequence MTVARSVLLFVVAALFEIGGAWLVWQGWREHRGLWWIALGFVALGAYGFVATFQPDPNFGRILAAYGGVFVAGSLAWGMVVDRFRPDRFDVVGALICLAGVAVIMYAPRATG
- a CDS encoding LacI family DNA-binding transcriptional regulator, which codes for MEQQRTTLAAIAQAAGVSVPTVSKVLNGRTDVAPATRQRVQTLLDERGYTARRSSRPTHRAHLIDLVLRDLGSPWAMQIIDGVEELAYRAGFGVVVSAVHGRHRSRPDRRWTEQLADRRCDGVLLVLSYLSTSQRGQLDELGIPVVIIDPAGHPPVDIPSVGATNWAGGLTATDHLIGLGHRRVAVIGGPPTVPCSRARVDGYRAAMNAAGLRVPAGYVRTGDFTAASGYRETNALLDLTRPPTAVFACADEMAMGAYEALYERGLRVPDDLSIVGFDDLDAARWAVPPLTTVRQPLTEMAAMATRMLLSLVGGEELGSHRLELATALVVRHSTRQLP
- the araB gene encoding ribulokinase: MKVSAGSGDRYVVGIDFGTLSGRALVVRIDDGAELGTAVHQYRHGVMDTVLAADGRPLPADWALQDPEDYRDVLRHAVPAALAASGVDPARVVGVGVDVTACTVLPTLADGTPLCELPELRSRPHAWVKLWKHHAAQPQADRINALAHERDEPWIGRYGGRISAEWQYAKGLQLLEEDPEIYHRADRWIEAADWIVWQLCGVETRNVCAAGYKGIHQDGRYPSRDYLAALHPDFADFVAKLNGPLAPLGARAGGLTARAAAWTGLSEGVAVAVGNVDAHVTAAAAQGLEPGRLVAIMGTSTCLVVNGTRPAEVTGMCGVVDGGISAGSWGYEAGQSAVGDIFGWFVAHAAPAGYASHEALTEAAAAQPVGAHGLVALDWWNGNRSLLVNHDLSGVVVGLTLATRPPDVYRALLESTAYGTRMIIEAFAEAGVPVRELIVAGGLTGNRLLMQIYADVTKRPLGIVGSTQGPALGSAIHAAVAAGAYPDVPAASAAMGRVDRDVYQPDPERARAYDALYAEYRRLHDHFGRGAEDMLLRLRAIRNAARRAADPDPAGPAAVSLGVVA